In the genome of Raphanus sativus cultivar WK10039 chromosome 4, ASM80110v3, whole genome shotgun sequence, one region contains:
- the LOC108851681 gene encoding protein S40-7 has protein sequence MEGGEEFQEEDVWSVLREKETQGPQMRISRSSDLFSAASSSSARYIPKGNEVSGAKQSSAPMNVPDWSKIYGNTKMNTRSNHLHSWATQDEDDDEDSMVPPHELVARRLARTQISSFSMCEGIGRTLKGRDLSKTRNAVLTKTGFLESNVTSTSSPP, from the coding sequence ATGGAAGGAGGAGAAGAGTTTCAAGAAGAAGATGTGTGGTCAGTTTTGAGAGAAAAGGAAACTCAAGGTCCTCAAATGAGAATTTCCAGAAGTAGCGATCTCTTCTCAGCcgcttcttcatcttctgcaAGGTACATTCCTAAGGGCAACGAGGTCTCAGGGGCAAAACAGTCATCTGCTCCAATGAATGTTCCTGACTGGTCCAAGATTTATGGGAATACGAAGATGAACACAAGAAGCAACCATTTGCATTCCTGGGCCACtcaagatgaagatgatgatgaagactcAATGGTTCCTCCACATGAATTGGTGGCAAGAAGGCTTGCAAGAACGCAGATCTCATCTTTCTCCATGTGTGAAGGAATTGGAAGAACACTCAAAGGAAGAGACCTCAGCAAAACAAGAAATGCTGTCTTAACCAAGACAGGCTTCTTGGAATCGAACGTCACATCCACATCATCGCCACCATAG
- the LOC108851676 gene encoding disease resistance protein TAO1 translates to MRFRSFLKETKKQRRLVEKRKKRKADELSNPVRKKIRVKYQSQTQDPSSPPSSLSPPSFLSPNSPQSSLSPLPPPLSALSPSSAPSSSTHVWLHDVFPSFRGEDVRDNFLSHIKKEFGRKTITFFNDNGIERGESIAPELIRGIRASKIAIVLLSRNYASSKWCLEELVEIMNCREELGQTVIAIFYKVDPSHVKKLTGDFGEVFRKTCEGKAKEEIRRWKQALEKVATIAGYHSCNWVDEAAMIEDICTDVYNKLNNSAQSSDFDNLVGMRAHMTKLELLLRLDSNEVRMIGIWGPSGIGKSTIARVLFSQYSREFQFSVFMENIKRRFPRPYYDEYSAKLQLQKEFMSQIINREDMKIQHLGVVEDRLKDKRVLAILDDVDHSLQIEAIAKEARWFGPGSRIIITTQDKSLLNAPRIDDIYEVEFPPDDEALEIFCMYAFGQKSPRGGFKELACEVTKLAGDLPLGLKVIGSYFEGRPKQEWEEDLPRLRSILDGEIESILKFSYDALCVDDQNLFLHLSCFFNYETPEIVEGCLAKKFVGVKGRLRGLAEKSFISFERSLYIEIHDLLARLGREIVRKQSIHEPGKRQFLVDAGDICQVLRDDDKLGSRNVIGIDLDLSKLETELKISDGVFARMSNVQFLRVKYGFDSIAPVTCLPPNLRILDWDSFPMTCLPSSFNPEFLVKIILTESNYLEKLWEGNKTIRNLKLMNLSDSINLTELPDLSTATSLQELNLRDCSSLTELPFSIGNAINLRRLDLSHCSSLVELPSSMENITTLENLLLTGCSHIAKLPSSIGNLKRLYLENCSSLEELPSSVINSFNLKAFACRGCTNLVELPLYMDTASYPKEFELRGCSSLRELPSSIGNITILEDLYLGGCSSLVELPSSIGSMTNLRKLSLNECTSLVKLPSSIGDMSNLRILFLERCSKLTALPVNINMKSLDTLVLTDCSSLKVFPEISTNIGVLKLTGTAIEQFPPSIMSWPRLRELVIKGCTKLVSLPQLPDSLEFLVADNCGSLERLDCSFHKKKFNALSFVNCFKLNQAARDLIINTSKRDFAIFPGETVPTYFTYRATGSTMSMTWSGLDTQYFPTSLRFKACLLLVYKGDVDAGDRHWSETTYCIKDKLSGVKPVSYSYRLFDLSPTSGEHLFIFEIEETVSSPEIVFEFEHKNKNWEIKECGTHPLETLAPSC, encoded by the exons atgaGATTTCGATCGTTTTTGAAAGAAACTAAGAAACAGAGAAGGCTAgtggaaaagagaaagaaaaggaaagcaGATGAGCTTTCAAATCCAGTGAGAAAGAAGATCCGAGTGAAATACCAGAGTCAAACTCAAGACCCATCATCACCTCCCTCTTCTTTGTCTCCTCCCTCATTTTTGTCCCCAAATTCACCTCAGTCTTCGTTGTCTCCGCTACCACCACCTCTGTCTGCTCTGTCTCCTTCATCCGCTCCATCTTCTTCCACTCACGTCTGGTTACACGATGTCTTTCCGAGCTTCCGCGGGGAAGATGTCCGCGATAACTTTCTTAGTCACATTAAAAAGGAGTTTGGAAGAAAGACGATCACATTTTTCAACGATAATGGGATCGAGAGAGGAGAATCCATCGCTCCCGAACTCATACGGGGGATTAGAGCATCTAAGATCGCGATCGTCTTGCTCTCGAGGAACTATGCTTCTTCAAAGTGGTGTCTTGAGGAGTTGGTGGAGATTATGAACTGCAGGGAGGAGCTGGGTCAAACTGTGATTGCTATTTTCTATAAAGTAGATCCATCTCATGTAAAGAAGCTGACCGGTGATTTTGGGGAGGTGTTCAGGAAAACTTGTGAGGGTAAAGCTAAGGAGGAGATTAGGAGGTGGAAACAAGCTTTGGAGAAGGTGGCCACGATAGCTGGTTACCATTCATGCAACTG GGTTGATGAAGCTGCCATGATCGAGGATATATGCACCGATGTTTATAACAAGCTGAATAATTCTGCACAATCGAGTGATTTCGACAATCTCGTTGGGATGAGAGCTCATATGACAAAACTGGAACTGTTGCTACGCCTAGACTCCAATGAAGTGAGGATGATAGGAATTTGGGGTCCTTCTGGAATTGGTAAGAGCACCATCGCAAGAGTTCTATTTAGCCAATACTCTCGTGAGTTCCAGTTTAGTGTCTTTATGGAGAATATTAAAAGACGTTTTCCCAGACCTTACTACGATGAGTACAGTGCGAAACTGCAGTTACAAAAAGAGTTCATGTCCCAAATAATCAACCGAGAAGATATGAAGATTCAGCATTTAGGAGTTGTGGAAGACAGGTTAAAAGACAAGAGAGTACTTGCCATTCTTGATGACGTGGATCATTCGTTGCAAATAGAAGCCATAGCGAAAGAAGCTCGGTGGTTTGGTCCTGGAAGTCGGATAATCATCACAACACAAGATAAAAGCCTTTTAAATGCACCTAGGATTGACGATATTTACGAGGTGGAGTTTCCACCTGACGACGAGGCTCTTGAAATTTTCTGCATGTATGCTTTTGGCCAAAAGTCTCCACGTGGTGGATTTAAGGAACTTGCTTGTGAAGTTACAAAACTTGCCGGTGATCTCCCTTTGGGGCTAAAGGTTATAGGATCTTATTTCGAAGGAAGGCCCAAGCAGGAGTGGGAAGAGGACCTACCAAGGTTAAGAAGTATACTTGATGGAGAAATAGAAAGTATTTTAAAGTTCAGTTATGATGCCTTATGCGTTGATGATCAAAATTTATTTCTTCATTTATCTTGCTTTTTCAACTATGAAACGCCTGAAATTGTGGAAGGGTGTCTTGCAAAGAAATTTGTTGGTGTGAAAGGTCGTCTCCGTGGTTTAGCTGAGAAATCTTTCATATCCTTTGAGAGGAGTCTATATATAGAGATCCATGATTTGCTAGCACGTTTGGGTCGAGAAATTGTTCGTAAACAATCCATTCATGAACCTGGGAAGCGTCAGTTTTTGGTTGATGCTGGAGATATATGCCAAGTACTACGTGATGATGATAAACTA GGTAGTCGAAATGTTATAGGCATAGATTTGGACCTTTCAAAGTTGGAGACGGAGTTGAAGATAAGTGACGGAGTTTTTGCCAGAATGTCAAATGTCCAATTCTTAAGAGTCAAATATGGTTTTGACAGCATAGCTCCCGTGACATGTCTTCCTCCAAATCTAAGAATTTTGGATTGGGATTCTTTTCCAATGACATGTCTGCCTTCTAGTTTTAATCCGGAGTTCCTGGTGAAAATAATCTTGACTGAAAGCAACTACCTTGAGAAATTGTGGGAAGGAAATAAa ACAATTAGAAATCTCAAATTGATGAATTTGTCGGATTCCATAAATCTAACGGAGCTTCCTGATCTCTCAACTGCAACTAGTCTCCAAGAATTGAATCTTCGTGATTGCTCAAGTCTAACGGAGCTCCCTTTTTCTATTGGAAATGCTATCAATCTCCGGCGTTTGGATCTTAGTCATTGCTCAAGTCTAGTGGAGCTCCCCTCTTCTATGGAAAATATCACTACTCTCGAGAATTTACTTCTCACAGGATGCTCACATATAGCTAAGCTCCCATCCTCTATTGGTAATCTCAAGAGATTGTATCTAGAGAATTGCTCAAGTTTGGAAGAGCTTCCATCTTCTGTTATAAATTCCTTTAATCTCAAGGCTTTTGCTTGTCGTGGTTGCACAAATCTTGTGGAGCTCCCTCTGTATATGGATACTGCCAGTTACCCCAAGGAATTTGAGCTGAGAGGATGCTCAAGTCTACGGGAGCTCCCCTCTTCTATTGGGAATATAACTATTCTTGAGGATTTGTATCTCGGTGGATGCTCAAGTCTTGTTGAGCTCCCTTCTTCCATTGGGAGTATGACTAATCTCAGGAAGCTGTCTCTTAATGAATGCACAAGTCTTGTGAAGCTCCCCTCTTCTATTGGGGATATGAGTAATCTCAGGATCTTGTTTCTCGAAAGATGCTCAAAGCTAACGGCACTTCCTGTCAACATCAACATGAAATCTCTTGATACACTTGTTCTCACTGATTGCTCGTCATTGAAAGTCTTTCCCGAGATTTCCACAAACATCGGAGTTCTAAAGCTCACTGGAACTGCAATAGAACAATTCCCTCCATCAATCATGTCATGGCCTCGTCTACGTGAACTTGTAATCAAGGGATGCACGAAGCTGGTTTCTCTTCCGCAGCTTCCTGACTCCTTAGAATTCCTAGTCGCAGACAATTGTGGGTCCCTCGAGAGACTAGATTGCTCTTTTCACAAGAAAAAGTTTAATGCGCTCAGCTTTGTTAACTGCTTTAAACTGAATCAAGCAGCAAGAGACCTTATCATCAACACATCGAAAAGAGACTTTGCAATTTTTCCAGGAGAAACAGTGCCAACATATTTCACGTACCGAGCCACCGGGAGTACCATGTCAATGACGTGGAGTGGATTAGATACACAGTACTTTCCTACATCCTTGAGATTTAAAGCTTGCCTCTTGCTGGTTTATAAGGGTGACGTGGATGCTGGTGATCGCCACTGGTCTGAAACAACTTATTGCATCAAGGACAAACTGAGTGGTGTTAAACCAGTAAGTTATTCTTATAGATTGTTCGATTTGTCTCCAACTTCAGGGGAGCATCTGTTCATATTCGAAATTGAAGAAACTGTGAGTTCCCCCGAGATAGTCTTTGAGTTcgaacacaaaaacaaaaattgggAGATTAAAGAATGCGGGACACATCCTCTAGAAACCTTGGCTCCCTCATGTTAA
- the LOC108851675 gene encoding disease resistance protein TAO1-like: MDLSLFLTIVAAAIGFFLIFRKIRLHQENKEFDTSSSLSTSSPPSSLSSSPVPQSSSSHVWIHDVFPSFRGEDIRKNFLSHIQKEFTRKGITLFKDNGIKRGESIGPELMRGIRGSKIAIILLSRNYASSKWCLEELVEIMKCREELGQTVMAIFCKVDPSDVKKLTGDFGKVFRKTCEGQAKEDIWRWKQALEKVATIAGYHSSNWDDEASMVEEIATDVSSDLINFVISSDFEGFVGMEAHMENMEPFLLLGSNEVRMIGIWGPSGIGKSTIARVLFSQHSHEFQLCVFMEDIKRHCPRSYSNEYSVKLQLQEEFLSKIINQEDIKIHHLGVAPDRLKDKRVLIVLDDVDHLMQLDAMAKDHSWFGPGSRIIVTTQDKKILTAHGINHIYKVEFPGFSDAFEIFCMYAFGQKSPYDGFEKLAWEAKEFAGNLPLGLKVMGSYFKGMLKHEWQEELPRLRTRLDGEIESSLKLRYDALCVDSQDLFLHLACLFNNEQIEKVEEYLARNFVGVKGQLRVLSEKSFMSIDRGYIKIHDLLARLGREIVRKQSIHDPGQRQFLADVGDICQVLQNDTLGSRKVIGIDLKLLELKTELKISDRAFERMSNVQFLRLLHSDSDSDSSSDSRRPKQTCHHSTDLMTCLPPNLRLLHWDFFPMTCLPSNFNPEFLVEIVLRKSNYLEKLWEGNKAIRNLKWMYLSDSKNLKELPDLSTATSLQELNLHGCSNLAELPFSIGNVLSLRRLNLSHCSSLVRIPSFIWNLVDVGRLDFSHCSSLVRLPSSSGNAIIKLKVLDLSGCTSLMELPSSMENATDLEELNLTGCLHLAKLPSSIGNLKRLYLKDCSSLVELPSSIRNSINLEDFTFNGCSNLVELPFYLGNATDLKKNDLSGCSSLRELPFSIGNMTNLMHLYLDECSSLRELPSSIGKMTSLMYLYLNECSSLVELPSSIGSINNLMKLHLNGCSSLLELPSSIGNMNNLGNLYLNGCSSLVELPSSIGNINHLRKLSLNGCSSLVELPSSIGKMNQLRKLYLERCSKLRAFPVNINMKSLGKLILTDCSSLNCVPEISTNIRVLKLTGTAIEELPPSIMSWPRLRELHLSDTRIQEIAPWVKKEKCSLRELVIKGCTKLVSLPQLPDSLKLLVADNCRSLERLDCSFHKKKFNALSFVNCFKLNQEARDIIIKTSTRDFAVFPGETVPTYFTYRATGSSMSMTWSGLDTQYFPTSLRFNACLLLVYKGDVDAGDWCWPDISYCIKDKLGGVKSGYAAYADLWHRSSPTSKEHLLVFKIEGKLGSPELAFEFRSHDKNWEIEESGLRPLESWKHLLWNPWLPHVSGS; the protein is encoded by the exons ATGGATTTATCTCTTTTCCTTACCATAGTTGCTGCTGCAATAGGCTTCTTCTTGATTTTTCGAAAAATCAGACTCcatcaagaaaacaaagaatTTGATACTTCCTCTTCTTTGTCTACTTCATCACCACcatcttctttatcttcttcgCCAGTtcctcaatcttcttcttctcacgtCTGGATACACGATGTCTTTCCGAGCTTCCGTGGGGAAGATATCCGCAAAAACTTTCTCAGTCACATACAAAAGGAGTTTACAAGAAAGGGAATCACACTATTCAAAGATAATGGGATCAAGAGAGGAGAATCCATCGGACCCGAGCTCATGAGGGGGATTAGAGGATCTAAGATCGCCATCATCTTGCTCTCGAGGAACTATGCTTCTTCAAAATGGTGTCTTGAGGAGTTGGTGGAGATTATGAAGTGCAGGGAGGAGCTGGGTCAAACTGTGATGGCTATTTTCTGTAAAGTAGATCCATCTGATGTAAAGAAGCTGACCGGAGACTTTGGGAAGGTTTTCAGGAAAACTTGTGAGGGTCAAGCGAAGGAGGACATTTGGAGATGGAAACAAGCCTTGGAGAAGGTGGCCACAATAGCTGGTTACCATTCAAGCAACTG GGATGATGAAGCATCAATGGTCGAAGAAATCGCCACTGATGTTTCCAGTGACCTAATTAATTTTGTGATATCAAGTGATTTCGAAGGTTTTGTTGGGATGGAAGCTCATATGGAAAATATGGAGCCGTTCTTACTCTTAGGCTCCAATGAAGTGAGGATGATAGGGATTTGGGGTCCTTCTGGAATTGGTAAGAGCACCATCGCCAGAGTTCTATTTAGCCAACATTCTCATGAATTCCAGCTTTGTGTCTTCATGGAGGATATCAAAAGACACTGTCCAAGATCTTATTCCAATGAATATAGCGTGAAACTGCAATTACAGGAAGAGTTCTTATCTAAAATAATCAACCAGGAAGATATCAAGATTCATCATTTAGGAGTTGCGCCAGACAGGTTAAAAGACAAGAGAGTGCTTATCGTTCTGGATGATGTAGACCATTTGATGCAACTAGATGCCATGGCCAAAGACCATAGCTGGTTTGGTCCTGGAAGTCGGATTATTGTCACAACGCAAGATAAAAAAATCTTGACTGCACATGGGATTAACCATATTTACAAGGTTGAGTTTCCAGGTTTCAGTGATGCTTTTGAAATTTTCTGCATGTATGCTTTTGGTCAAAAGTCCCCATATGATGGCTTCGAGAAACTTGCTTGGGAAGCTAAAGAATTTGCCGGTAATCTCCCTCTGGGACTAAAGGTAATGGGATCTTATTTCAAAGGAATGCTCAAGCATGAGTGGCAAGAGGAACTACCAAGGTTAAGAACTAGACTTGATGGAGAAATAGAAAGTAGTTTAAAGTTACGTTATGATGCCTTATGTGTTGATTCTCAAGATTTATTTCTTCATTTAGCTTGCTTGTTCAACAATGAGCAGATTGAGAAAGTGGAAGAGTATCTTGCAAGGAATTTTGTCGGTGTGAAAGGACAGCTCCGTGTTCTAAGTGAGAAATCTTTCATGTCCATTGATAGGGGATATATAAAGATCCATGATTTGCTAGCACGTTTGGGTAGAGAAATTGTTCGTAAACAATCCATTCACGACCCTGGGCAGCGTCAGTTTTTGGCTGATGTTGGAGATATATGCCAAGTACTACAAAATGATACACTA GGTAGTCGAAAAGTCATAGGCATAGATTTGAAGCTTTTAGAGTTGAAGACGGAGTTGAAAATAAGTGACAGGGCCTTTGAAAGAATGTCCAATGTTCAATTCTTAAGACTTTTGCATTCTGATTCGGATTCTGATTCTAGTTCTGATTCTAGACGTCCCAAACAAACATGTCACCACAGCACAGATCTAATGACATGTCTGCCTCCAAATCTTAGACTTTTGCATTGGGATTTTTTTCCGATGACATGTCTGCCTTCTAATTTTAATCCGGAGTTCCTGGTGGAAATAGTCTTGCGTAAAAGCAACTATCTTGAGAAATTGTGGGAAGGAAATAAA GCAATTAGAAATCTCAAATGGATGTATTTGTCGGATTCCAAAAATCTAAAGGAGCTTCCTGATCTCTCAACGGCCACTAGTCTCCAAGAATTGAATCTTCATGGTTGCTCAAATCTAGCAGAGCTCCCCTTTTCTATTGGAAATGTTCTCAGTCTCCGAAGATTAAATCTTAGTCATTGTTCAAGTCTAGTGAGGATCCCCTCTTTTATTTGGAATCTTGTTGATGTTGGAAGATTGGATTTTAGTCATTGCTCAAGTCTAGTGAGACTTCCATCTTCTTCTGGGAATGCTATAATTAAACTCAAAGTATTGGATCTTAGTGGATGCACAAGTCTGATGGAACTCCCCTCTTCTATGGAAAATGCCACTGATCTCGAGGAACTGAATCTCACGGGATGCTTACATCTAGCTAAGCTCCCATCCTCTATTGGTAATCTCAAGAGATTGTATCTCAAAGATTGCTCAAGTTTGGTGGAGCTTCCATCTTCTATTAGAAATTCCATTAATCTCGAGGATTTTACTTTTAATGGTTGCTCAAATCTTGTGGAGCTCCCTTTCTATCTTGGTAATGCTACTGATctcaaaaaaaatgatttgagtGGATGCTCAAGTCTACGGGAGCTCCCCTTTTCTATTGGAAATATGACTAATCTCATGCATCTGTATCTCGATGAATGCTCAAGTCTACGGGAGCTCCCCTCTTCTATTGGAAAGATGACTAGTCTCATGTATTTGTATCTCAATGAATGCTCAAGTCTCGTGGAACTCCCGTCTTCTATTGGAAGTATAAATAATCTCATGAAGTTACATCTTAATGGATGCTCAAGTCTACTGGAACTCCCATCTTCTATTGGAAATATGAACAATCTCGGGAACTTATACCTTAATGGTTGCTCAAGTCTTGTGGAACTTCCATCTTCTATTGGAAATATAAATCATCTCAGGAAGTTGTCTCTTAATGGATGCTCAAGTCTTGTGGAACTTCCATCTTCTATTGGAAAAATGAATCAGCTCAGGAAGCTGTATCTCGAAAGATGCTCAAAGCTAAGGGCCTTTCCGGTCAATATCAACATGAAATCTCTTGGTAAACTTATTCTCACTGACTGCTCTTCATTGAATTGCGTTCCGGAGATTTCCACAAACATCAGAGTTCTAAAGCTCACTGGAACTGCAATAGAAGAATTACCTCCATCAATCATGTCATGGCCTCGTCTTCGTGAGTTACACTTGAGCGACACAAGAATACAAGAAATTGCTCCATGGGTCAAGAAGGAAAAGTGTAGTCTACGTGAACTTGTAATCAAGGGATGCACGAAGCTGGTTTCTCTTCCGCAGCTCCCGGACTCCTTAAAACTCCTAGTCGCAGACAATTGTCGGTCCCTCGAGAGACTAGATTGCTCTTTTCACAAGAAAAAGTTTAATGCGCTCAGCTTTGTTAACTGCTTTAAACTGAATCAAGAAGCAAGAGACATTATCATCAAGacatcaacaagagactttgcAGTGTTTCCAGGAGAAACAGTGCCAACATATTTCACGTACCGAGCCACCGGGAGTTCCATGTCAATGACGTGGAGTGGATTAGATACACAGTACTTTCCAACATCCTTGAGATTTAATGCTTGCCTCTTGCTGGTTTATAAGGGTGACGTTGATGCTGGGGATTGGTGCTGGCCTGATATATCTTATTGCATCAAGGACAAACTGGGTGGTGTTAAATCTGGTTACGCAGCTTATGCTGATCTATGGCACCGCTCTTCTCCAACTTCAAAGGAGCATCTGCTCGTATTCAAAATTGAAGGAAAACTGGGCTCACCCGAATTAGCCTTTGAGTTCAGATCCCATGACAAAAACTGGGAGATTGAGGAATCCGGGCTACGTCCTCTGGAAAGTTGGAAACATTTGCTTTGGAATCCTTGGCTCCCTCATGTTAGTGGAAgctga